CTGGCGGAGAGCCTTTGCACTCACAGAGCACAAGTTTCGCCTAGGTCACTTCGCTCCCCGCTTTTTGCAACAAAACGAAGACGGCCATACCGCCCCGGGGGGGTTCCGCCTAAGACACACCCTAAAAAAATAGGCTTCATTATGTCGCTGTAGACCTATATTTACCAGTTCGCTTATGTGGTCTCATGCTTACTGTTGATGGTCTGGCACAGGGTTGGAATGACCTCCCTGTTCCACTTCTGTGAAAAGGTTGTCCCCTTCGTTAGCGGATGGGGCTGGCTGGTTTGGTTGGATAGGTTGGATCGGTGGGTTAAAAACTCCTTGAGACTTTAAGGCTTGGATTTCAGCCATCAGACGATCGATATCCCCTTTGGTGGCGGTTTTGGCATGTTCCATTAATTCATAACCGAGCTGGCCGCTGGATTCCAGTGTGGCATGCTTCACATCGGCTATTTTGGTGATATTGGCTTGCCGTAACCGTGTTTCCAATTGATCATAGGTGATACGTGTTCGTTTTAGCTCATCTTCATTTACCATCCCGTTAGAAATGAGGGGAATAGCTTTTCCTGTCATGATTGTTTCTAGAAGACCCCATTTCATTTGGGCGTATTCCAGGATGATGAGCGTCAATATCAACATACTGGCAACGAAAAACGTTGTCCATATATTTGTGCCCGCCAAGGGTTGGATCAGCAGAGTCCCGATGGAAATCATGATAATCGTGGTTGCCAGAGTCATTTGGGCGATTGATTTCCGTCCTGCCAGACGGAGCAGAAACACGCCAAACAAAACGATCAATGCCGACTTCCAAACCCACGGTAAAACGTTCATCCCTTTACACCCTTTCTGCTAGGAGTCCATACATTTAAGTTGCCCAACGAAATGAGGAGTAAGTATGGTGTTCGATTCCAGCAGGCGCGGACATAGATCCGGGGCCAGCCTGCTACGCATGCAAAAAGTGAAGGGATGGCTGGTTCTTCCCCTGATGCATGTAGTCGGCAGGGAACCGGCTTACGTATAAAACAAGAGAAACCGAACGCGGATGCGTTCGGTTTTTTCATCCCTAAGAGGAATCGAAGGTGGGACCGAACCTACGGACGATTAGGATCTTCAACCTGACGGATATCCTGATCTCCAGGAGGCAACTCATCTTCTTCGATCGTATGGGAGTGCTTTGTTACCCGTGTTTTTTGTAAATCGGGAATGGCGGACATGGCGTGTTCCATCTCCGGTCCTTCAAAGGCTTTCGTATCGGGATCAGGATGGTGGCGTTCTTTCACAATGGATCACTCCTTATCAGAGGCTCTTCCATAGCCTGTCCCAAAGCGCAGGGAAATACCGAAGGGAAGGCGTATTCGCATACCTTCCGTTCGGGGGGAAACACTAATTCAAAGCATGGAACCTCTTCCGATTCCGTCCCTGCTAAAGGCTTCTGATCGCCTTTGATCCCAAGGTGTGGAAAAAATGGGGTCGGGATGATCCGAAAGTGCGCTTCCATCCGGATATCCCGGTGAGGATTGTGGATACCGGGCTTCTGGAGTAAAGGGAAAAAAGCCGGCCATCGCGCGATGGCCGGAGATTCACTCCTTTGAATGGTCTTTTCCGTTTGTGGGAAAGGAGTTTTCAACAGGCTCCCGTCGGACAAACCACCCATCTCCAATCGGCATATACAGATGTCGGTTGTTCTTGTTGAGGGGACAGAAGTCACAACGGCCGCCGGGGCGCTGCTTGTAGCATTCGATGCAGCGGATTGGCTTATGGCCGCCCATGGGTTATCGGGAAGCGAGCAGATCGCAGAATGCTTTGGCATAAGGGGCGAGATCCGGCGGGCGGCGGCTGGAGACGAGGTTTCCGTCGATGACGACCGCTTCATCCACCCAAGTGGCTCCTGCGTTGGTCATGTCGTCCTTGATCCCGGGGGTGGAGGTTACTTTGCGTCCACGCAGGATATCGGCGGAGATCAGAACCCATCCGGCGTGGCAAATCTGACCAATCGGTTTGCCGGCTTGGTCGGCCTCCTGAATCAGTCGCAACACTTCCGGGTAACGGCGGATCTTGTCGGGGGCCCATCCTCCGGGAACGAGGACAGCGTCGTAATCATCAGCGCTTAATTCGGAAAAAGCGCGGTCTGTTTCAGCGGGAACCCCGTATTTTCCTTTGTACACAGTGTTTGCTTCCGGCCCGGCGAGGACTACTTGAGCCCCTTCTTCCTGCAAGCGGATCACGGGATACCAGAGTTCCAAATCCTCAAATTCCGCTTCGACAAAACTGACCACTTTTTTTCCTTCCAATCGCATCCGACATCCTCCTCTATTCAAAATGTATCTCGAGCCGTGTCTGAAAAATCCTTTATCGGATTTTATTAGTTGAAGGGGAGACTTGGTTCTCCCGTAGCGAGAATTCCGGGTTCCGCTGTGCTGGGTGATGAGATTGAATAATGAAACAAAGAGGATTAATATATCTGGAAAGCTTGGAAACCTTGAATCAGGAAACACCATCGGTTAGAATGAAATGAGAATCAGGTGAGAATTAGTTTAAAAACCTTCCCCTGATCATCTTTATCGTATCACAACCCGGTACACCTGCAAACCAAAGGCGTTGTCGAACGTTGTGGAACCAGAATTCTTATTCATGGGTCGAGCATTCGTTGGGCCAACCTGACGGTTTGCGTAGCATACATGGTGAATAGGATAAATTGGAGGAATGCAGAGATGTCGACGTCACCCAAGCTCACGATAAAAGATTTGCACGTGGCCATCGAAGAGAAAGAAATTCTCAAGGGTGTAGACTTGGAAGTGAAAGGCGGAGAGATCCATGCCATCATGGGTCCCAACGGAACCGGGAAGTCCACGCTGGCTCAGGCGCTGATGGGGCATCCCCGGTATGAAGTAACCGGGGGGAGCGTTGAGTTGGACGGTGAAGACGTCCTGGAGATGGAAGTGGACGAACGCGCCCGTAAAGGGATGTTCCTCGCGATGCAGTATCCCAGTGAGATCAGCGGGGTGACCAACTCCGATTTCTTGCGCAGTGCAGTAAATGCTAAACGCGGTGAAGGCAATGAAATCTCCATCATGAAATTTATTAAAGCAATGGACAAAAAGATGGCCTCCCTCAACATGGATGAGTCTTTCGCCAACCGTTACCTAAACGAAGGGTTCTCCGGCGGGGAGAAAAAGCGTAACGAGATTCTTCAGCTGCTGATGCTGGAACCGCGCATCGCCATCTTGGATGAGGTCGATTCTGGCTTGGACATCGACGCCCTCAAAGTGGTGTCCGATGGTGTCAACTCCCTGCGCAATCCCAACACCGGATTCTTGATCATCACCCACTATCAGCGGTTGTTAAACTACATCAAACCGGATTTTGTCCACGTCACCATGCAGGGGCGCATCGTGAAGTCCGGCGGACCGGAACTGGCGGAACGATTGGAAGCCGAAGGGTATGATTGGGTGAAAGAAGAGTTGGGCATCGAAGACGAAACCGTCGAGTCCAAGGCTTAAGGCGGGAGGGGTTTTATATGAGCGTAAATACGGAACGACTCTTTGACCGCCAGGTTGTCACCCAGCTCTCCCAATCTCAAAACGAACCCACCTGGATGCTGAAAAATCGCCTCCAAGCATTGGAAGCCGCCTCCCAACTGCGGTTGCCCAAGCTGGAGAAAACGCGGATTGACAATTGGAACTTCACCGATGTGGAGCCGATCAATCCGGAATCCGCGATTGCTTCCGTGGACGCATTGCCCGAAGATATCCGCCGGTTTGTCTCCGCTGACGGCGAAGACAGTCTGCTGATCCAGAAAAACTCGAGCCCGGTTTACGCTCAGTTGCCGGAATCCCTGACCCGCCAAGGGGTTGTGTTTACTGATCTGGCGACGGCGTTGTCCAAACACCCGGAGCTCGTTCAACCATATTTCATGACGGACGGGATTCGTCCCGATGAACACAAGTTAGCGGCATTGCATGCCGCCTTGTGGAGCGGCGGAGCATTTTTGTACCTGCCTAAAGAGGTGGAAGTGGATGTACCGTTCCAGGTTCTGTTCTGGGCAAGCGGCAAGGGGATCGGAACGTTTCCACATCTGTTGATCGTGGCGGACTCTCACAGTAAGGCTCATATCGTGGCCAACTTTGTATCGGATGAGGAGACGGATGCCGTCGTTAACGGAATGGTGGAGGTGTTTGCCGGCGATGGTTCCAACCTGACCCTGGCAAGCCTGCACACTCACGGTGTCGGTACCACGGACGTGGCCTACCGCCGAACCGTCACAGGAAAAGATGCCCAAGTGGAATGGATTGTCGGAGATCTCAATGCCGGACGCACCGTCTCGGACAATACCACCCACATGAAGGGAAGCGGTGGAAACGCCCAGATCAAGTCGATTACCGTCGGAGCACGGGAGGAGCGTGCCAACATCACCTCGACGGTGCGCCATTGGGGCACCCACACCGAGAGTGACATCATCGCCCGTGGTGTGATGAAAGACAAGGCACAGTTCATCGTAAACGGGATCACCAAGATTGAAAAAGGGGCCAAGAAGGCCAACGGGGTCCAGGCGGAAAAAGTATTGATGCTGAACCCCGAAGCCCGCGGCGATGCCAACCCCATCCTCCTGATCGACGAAAACGATGTACAGGCGGGGCACGCCGCCAGCGTGGGACGAATCGACCCGCTCCAGATGTTTTATCTGATGTCCCGCGGCCTGAGCAAGCGGGAGGCGGAGCGTCTGATCATCTTTGGTTTCGTCGGTCCGGTGCTGGACACGATCCCCTTTGAGTCCCTAAAGGAACGGATCAGCAGCGTGATCGAAAGGAAGCTGACCTAACATGAACCGTTACGCCAAGGATTTTCCCATTCTGGACCAGGAAGTGAATGGGCACCCCCTGGTCTATCTGGACAGTGCGGCGACAAGTCAAAAGCCGGTTGCAGTCATTGAGGCGTTGGAGCAGTATTATAAAGGGTACAACTCCAACGTTCACCGTGGGGTGCACACCCTGGGAACCAAGGCGACGGACGGTTATGAGGGTGCCCGGGAGAAGGTGCGCCGGTTTATCGGCGCCGCTTCCATAAAGGAGATACTATTCACCCGAGGCACCACTACCGCCTTGAATCTCGTCGCCTCCAGCTATGCCAGGAGCCGATTGCGGGAAGGCGATGAGATCGTCATCTCCCCTTCGGAGCATCACAGCAATCTGATTCCGTGGCAGCAGGCCGCGAAAGCTACCGGTGCCACGCTAAAGTATTTTGAACTGGAACCGGACGGCACGCTGGACCTGGATAAAGCGGAGAAAACCATAACGGAACGGACCAAGCTGGTGGCGATCGCTCATGTTTCCAATGCGCTTGGAACCGTCTTCCCCGTCAAGGAGTTGGCGGCCATCGTTCACCGCCATGGAGGGGTGCTGGTGGTGGACGGGGCGCAGGGTGTCCCTCATTTGCAGGTGGATGTCCAGGATCTGGATTGCGATTTCCTCGCTTTTTCCGGTCACAAAATGATGGCACCCACCGGGATCGGGGTACTCTACGGAAAAGAATCCTTGCTGGAATCCATGGAGCCGGTTGAATTCGGCGGCGAGATGATCGATTATGTGGATTGGCATGAGACGACGTGGAAAGAGCTTCCCTGGAAATTTGAGGGCGGCACGCCGATCATCGCCGGCGCTATCGGCTTGGGAGCGGCCATCGATTATTTGGAAAATATCGGCATGGATGCGGTGGAAGCCCACGATCGCTCCCTGACCCGTTACGCCGTGGAACGACTGTCGGCGTTGGAAGGGTTGCGTATCTACGGCCCGTTGGAAGGCCGCATGGGTTCGGTCACTTTCAATATCGAAGGCGTTCATCCTCATGATGTGGCCACTGTGCTGGATGCCGACGGGATCGCCGTCCGTGCCGGTCATCACTGCTGCCAGCCCTTGATGCGATGGTTGGAGGTGACGGCCACCGCTCGCGCCAGTTTCTATCTTTACAACGATGAATCAGATATCGACCGGTTGGCCGAAGGATTACAAAAAACGAAGGAGTATTTCGGCAATGTCCTTGGATGATTTGTACCGGCGCGTAATTATGGACCATTACCAAAAACCCCGCAACCGCGGCACCATCGAAGATGGAGCCGTCACCGTTGATTTAAACAATCCCACCTGCGGGGATCGTATCTCCCTGCAGATGCGGGTGGAAAATGGTACAATTGAAGAAGCAAAATTCCTCGGCGAGGGTTGCTCCATCAGCATGGCTTCCGCTTCGATGATGACAGAAGCGGTCAAAGGCCTGAAGGTGGAGGAAGCACTTCGGTTTGTTACTCTTTTCTCCGAAATGATGCAGGGAGAGGAAGTGGACACCGACCAATTCCCGTTGGAGGATATTGAAGCCCTGCAAGGCGTGGCCAAGTTCCCGGCCCGCATCAAGTGTGCCACACTGGCATGGAAAGCGCTAGAGAAAGGCGCCAAGGAGTCGGAACGAAAAACGGCCGACCAATCCTGACAAGGAGGGATTTACATGGCCAAAGAGATGCCTGAACTCTCGGATTACCAGTATGGTTTTCATGATAAAGATGTTTCCGTGTTTCGGACCAAACGCGGTCTGACAAGGGAGATTGTAGAAGAAATCTCCCGAATGAAAGATGAACCCCAATGGATGTTGGACTTTCGCCTGAAGTCCCTGGAACAGTTCTACAAAATGCCGATGCCGACTTCCGAAAACTCCAAGTGGTTCTCCATCCTGCCCGGCAAGCTGGATGACCTCAACTTCGACGACATCACCTATTATGTGAAACCGTCGGAGCGGCAGGGGCGCTCCTGGGACGAGGTGCCGGAGGAGATCAAACGCACCTTCGACCGACTCGGGATTCCGGAAGCCGAGCAGAAATTCCTGGCCGGTGTTTCCGCTCAGTATGAGTCGGAAGTGGTTTACCACAACATGCAAAAAGAGCTGGAAGACCAGGGCGTGATTTTCTGCGACACCGACACCGCCGTGAAGGAATACCCAGAACTGATGAAGGAGTACTTTGGAACCGTGGTGCCCCCTTCGGACAACAAGTTCGCCGCATTGAACAGCGCGGTGTGGAGCGGCGGAAGCTTTATCTACGTCCCCAAAGGGGTGAAATGCGAGGTGCCGCTGCAGGCCTACTTCCGGATCAACTCGGAG
Above is a window of Desmospora profundinema DNA encoding:
- a CDS encoding DUF421 domain-containing protein codes for the protein MNVLPWVWKSALIVLFGVFLLRLAGRKSIAQMTLATTIIMISIGTLLIQPLAGTNIWTTFFVASMLILTLIILEYAQMKWGLLETIMTGKAIPLISNGMVNEDELKRTRITYDQLETRLRQANITKIADVKHATLESSGQLGYELMEHAKTATKGDIDRLMAEIQALKSQGVFNPPIQPIQPNQPAPSANEGDNLFTEVEQGGHSNPVPDHQQ
- a CDS encoding type 1 glutamine amidotransferase domain-containing protein; the encoded protein is MRLEGKKVVSFVEAEFEDLELWYPVIRLQEEGAQVVLAGPEANTVYKGKYGVPAETDRAFSELSADDYDAVLVPGGWAPDKIRRYPEVLRLIQEADQAGKPIGQICHAGWVLISADILRGRKVTSTPGIKDDMTNAGATWVDEAVVIDGNLVSSRRPPDLAPYAKAFCDLLASR
- the sufC gene encoding Fe-S cluster assembly ATPase SufC, which produces MSTSPKLTIKDLHVAIEEKEILKGVDLEVKGGEIHAIMGPNGTGKSTLAQALMGHPRYEVTGGSVELDGEDVLEMEVDERARKGMFLAMQYPSEISGVTNSDFLRSAVNAKRGEGNEISIMKFIKAMDKKMASLNMDESFANRYLNEGFSGGEKKRNEILQLLMLEPRIAILDEVDSGLDIDALKVVSDGVNSLRNPNTGFLIITHYQRLLNYIKPDFVHVTMQGRIVKSGGPELAERLEAEGYDWVKEELGIEDETVESKA
- the sufD gene encoding Fe-S cluster assembly protein SufD — translated: MSVNTERLFDRQVVTQLSQSQNEPTWMLKNRLQALEAASQLRLPKLEKTRIDNWNFTDVEPINPESAIASVDALPEDIRRFVSADGEDSLLIQKNSSPVYAQLPESLTRQGVVFTDLATALSKHPELVQPYFMTDGIRPDEHKLAALHAALWSGGAFLYLPKEVEVDVPFQVLFWASGKGIGTFPHLLIVADSHSKAHIVANFVSDEETDAVVNGMVEVFAGDGSNLTLASLHTHGVGTTDVAYRRTVTGKDAQVEWIVGDLNAGRTVSDNTTHMKGSGGNAQIKSITVGAREERANITSTVRHWGTHTESDIIARGVMKDKAQFIVNGITKIEKGAKKANGVQAEKVLMLNPEARGDANPILLIDENDVQAGHAASVGRIDPLQMFYLMSRGLSKREAERLIIFGFVGPVLDTIPFESLKERISSVIERKLT
- a CDS encoding cysteine desulfurase, with the translated sequence MNRYAKDFPILDQEVNGHPLVYLDSAATSQKPVAVIEALEQYYKGYNSNVHRGVHTLGTKATDGYEGAREKVRRFIGAASIKEILFTRGTTTALNLVASSYARSRLREGDEIVISPSEHHSNLIPWQQAAKATGATLKYFELEPDGTLDLDKAEKTITERTKLVAIAHVSNALGTVFPVKELAAIVHRHGGVLVVDGAQGVPHLQVDVQDLDCDFLAFSGHKMMAPTGIGVLYGKESLLESMEPVEFGGEMIDYVDWHETTWKELPWKFEGGTPIIAGAIGLGAAIDYLENIGMDAVEAHDRSLTRYAVERLSALEGLRIYGPLEGRMGSVTFNIEGVHPHDVATVLDADGIAVRAGHHCCQPLMRWLEVTATARASFYLYNDESDIDRLAEGLQKTKEYFGNVLG
- the sufU gene encoding Fe-S cluster assembly sulfur transfer protein SufU, which encodes MSLDDLYRRVIMDHYQKPRNRGTIEDGAVTVDLNNPTCGDRISLQMRVENGTIEEAKFLGEGCSISMASASMMTEAVKGLKVEEALRFVTLFSEMMQGEEVDTDQFPLEDIEALQGVAKFPARIKCATLAWKALEKGAKESERKTADQS